Part of the Streptomyces sp. HSG2 genome, GCGACGGCGGCCACCGCCCTGCCCTCCTCGACGTCGACGGAGGACGACGCCACGCTGTCGTACTTGTCGCGGTCGAGGATGTTCTCGCGGGCCGCGACGAGTACCGGGGCCACGACCTGGCCGGCGACGTTGGTGGCGGTGCGCATCATGTCCAGGATCGGGTCGATGGCGAGCAGCAGGCCGACCCCCTCCATCGGCAGCCCCAGCGTGGACAGGGTGAGCGTCAGCATGACCGTCGCGCCGGTGAGTCCGGCCGTGGCGGCGGAACCGACCACCGAGACGAAGGCGATCAGCAGGTAGTCGCCCACGCCCAGCGGGACGTCGAAGATCTGGGCGACGAAGATCGCGGCGATGGCGGGGTAGATGGCCGCGCAGCCGTCCATCTTGGTGGTGGCGCCGAAGGGCACGGCGAACGAGGCGTACTCGCGGGGCACCCCCAACCGCTCCGTGACCTTCTGCGTGAGCGGCATCGTGCCGACCGACGAGCGGGAGACGAAGGCCAGCTGAATGGCGGGCCAGGCGCCCTGGAAGAAGCGGATCGGGTTGACCTTGGCCACCGTGGCGAGCAGCGTCGGGTAGACCACGAAGAGGACGAGGGCGCAGCCGACGTAGATGTCCGCGGTGAAGGTGGCGTACTGGCCGAGCAGGTCCCACCCGTAGGTCGCGATCGCCTTGCCGATCAGACCCGCGGTGCCGATCGGGGCGAGTCGGATGACCCACCACAGCGCCTTCTGAAGGAGGGTGAGGATCGACTCGCTCAGCGTGAGGATCGGCTGGGCCTTCTCGCCGAGTCGGAGCGCGGCGATGCCGGCGACGGCGGCCATGAAGACGATCTGCAACACGTTCAGTTCGGTGAACGGCGTGATCACGTCGGTCGGGACGATGCCGGTCAGGAAGTCCAGCCAGGAACCGGTGTTCTCGGGCTTGGCTCCGTCGGCCGGCGAGAGGCCCGTGCCGGCGCCCGGATTGGTGAGCAGGCCGATGGCCAGGCCGATACTGACGGCGATCAGCGAAGTGATCATGAACCAGAGGAGGGTCCGGGACGCGAGCCGTGCCGCGTTGTTGACCTTCCTCAGGTTGGTGATCGAGACGAGGATCGCGAAGAACACCAACGGGGCGACAGCCAGCTTCAACAGGCCGACGAAGGTGTCTCCGACCCTCTCCAGGGCCGTGACGAGCCAGGAGACGTCCTGGTTGCGGGCTATCCAGCCGAGCAGGACGCCGAGGACGAGACCGGCGAGTATCTGGGCCCAGAAGGGCACCTTGGGGAACTTCGGTCGTGAAGACACGGACAGGCTCCGTTGGGGACGGGACGCGCGCGGGAACGAGGCGGGCGGACGACGGCGGGAAGTGCGGGGGAGTGCGGGAGCGTCAGGGGCGACAGTTCGCCGACGCGCACCGACAGAGGTCCACGTGCGGGCGCGCCACGAGCGGGACGCTCGACGACGACGTGGGCGCGGCTGCCGGCTTCATGCCCGAGACCCTAACACCGCTGCTTTGAGACTCCCCAAGCCTGACTTTGATAGGCGCGAAGTCGACGTCGCCCCGTGAACGCAAGGGACACCGGGGATTCGCTCCGGACGCGGGGTCCATCGACGCCGTGATCTGTGACGAACCTTACGGCGACGACGGCCGGATCACGAGGTGGAGGTGCGGGCACTCTCGTCGACGTCGTCCTCTTGGCCTCGGTTGGCCTCCAGCGCGGTCTTCACGCGCTCCACGCGCCGCACGACGCCTGCCGAGGCGCGATCCCGTTCCTTGCGCAGCGCCACGAGGCTGATGGGCGCGGAGAGGAGCAGGGCGAGCAGGAGGATCCACATGCCGTTGGAGTCGCCGAGACCGCGAGGGAAGACGCCGAGGTAGACGAGACCCCAGACCGCGACGAGGCAACCCACGAAGATCCCGAGGCGCATCAGCGTGTAGCGGAGCATCTCAATTCACTCTTCCGTTTCCGGCACAAAGGAGGCACCGTCCAGTGAAACACGGGGGCCGGGCGAGTCCGCAGGGGGGTTCGGCACCCGACCCCCGCGACCTCGGCGTCCGGCCCCCGTCACGCGGAACCGCCACCACCCGCCCCG contains:
- a CDS encoding DUF4229 domain-containing protein; the protein is MLRYTLMRLGIFVGCLVAVWGLVYLGVFPRGLGDSNGMWILLLALLLSAPISLVALRKERDRASAGVVRRVERVKTALEANRGQEDDVDESARTSTS
- a CDS encoding dicarboxylate/amino acid:cation symporter, which produces MSVSSRPKFPKVPFWAQILAGLVLGVLLGWIARNQDVSWLVTALERVGDTFVGLLKLAVAPLVFFAILVSITNLRKVNNAARLASRTLLWFMITSLIAVSIGLAIGLLTNPGAGTGLSPADGAKPENTGSWLDFLTGIVPTDVITPFTELNVLQIVFMAAVAGIAALRLGEKAQPILTLSESILTLLQKALWWVIRLAPIGTAGLIGKAIATYGWDLLGQYATFTADIYVGCALVLFVVYPTLLATVAKVNPIRFFQGAWPAIQLAFVSRSSVGTMPLTQKVTERLGVPREYASFAVPFGATTKMDGCAAIYPAIAAIFVAQIFDVPLGVGDYLLIAFVSVVGSAATAGLTGATVMLTLTLSTLGLPMEGVGLLLAIDPILDMMRTATNVAGQVVAPVLVAARENILDRDKYDSVASSSVDVEEGRAVAAVA